A single window of Paenibacillus sp. FSL H8-0537 DNA harbors:
- a CDS encoding IS3 family transposase, producing MRKTRTGFTETEIRLLESNPNVSRVSGRNVSYAPAFKLAAVQANQAGEPPMEIFLKAGFSIELVGQRTPTESLYRWRETYTKHGEAGLLEERRGLGSTGRRSKTESSVEEKLQQAEARIKLLEAENELLKKLEALERRKSKELTPSERFQLIHQTIRKHDLRRLTRYLCKIAGVSASGYYRWCNAEESRQLRETADQYDFQLIREHFEALNGKVGALVIKMRLERLNGIVMNHKKIRRIMRKFGLVATIRQTNPYRKMAKATQEHRTCPNLLERQFDQGEPEKVLLTDITYMRYGGGQWAYLSCVKDGATKQILAHYLSSTLELSLVERTVARLLKRLDRNIHPDAIFHSDQGMHYTHPKTRLLIAEAGFKQSMSRKGNCWDNASMETFFGHMKDELDYKDCKSLKELRLRVNEYVIHYNTERYQWTLKKMTPDEFEATEKVHTLEIEYLSSILRGRVFCFAV from the coding sequence ATGAGGAAAACCAGAACAGGATTTACTGAAACAGAGATCAGGCTATTGGAGTCCAATCCGAATGTCAGCCGCGTATCGGGGAGAAACGTCTCGTATGCTCCAGCTTTTAAACTCGCAGCAGTGCAAGCTAACCAGGCAGGAGAGCCACCAATGGAGATTTTTTTGAAAGCAGGCTTTAGTATTGAGCTCGTTGGCCAGAGAACACCTACAGAAAGCCTCTATCGCTGGAGAGAGACCTACACTAAGCACGGTGAGGCTGGTTTGTTAGAAGAGCGCCGAGGCCTTGGAAGTACGGGTAGACGATCAAAAACGGAATCATCAGTGGAAGAGAAGCTGCAACAAGCAGAAGCTCGGATTAAACTCCTTGAAGCGGAGAACGAGCTATTAAAAAAGCTAGAAGCGCTCGAAAGGCGAAAAAGTAAGGAGTTGACACCTTCCGAGCGCTTTCAGCTCATTCATCAAACGATTCGTAAGCATGATTTACGACGTTTAACACGTTACCTCTGTAAGATTGCCGGAGTAAGTGCAAGTGGCTATTACCGTTGGTGTAACGCTGAAGAGTCGCGTCAATTGCGAGAGACAGCCGATCAATACGACTTTCAGCTTATTAGGGAGCATTTTGAAGCATTGAATGGGAAAGTAGGCGCATTGGTTATCAAAATGAGGCTGGAGAGACTGAATGGCATTGTCATGAATCATAAAAAGATTCGTCGTATCATGCGCAAGTTTGGGCTAGTAGCTACGATCCGTCAAACCAATCCCTATCGCAAAATGGCTAAAGCAACACAAGAACATCGTACATGTCCTAATCTCCTAGAGCGTCAGTTTGATCAAGGAGAACCAGAGAAAGTCCTCCTTACAGATATCACATACATGCGCTATGGTGGCGGTCAATGGGCATATCTTTCTTGTGTGAAGGACGGTGCTACGAAGCAGATTCTGGCACACTATCTATCTTCAACGCTGGAGCTATCCTTGGTTGAGCGGACAGTGGCTCGCCTACTCAAACGATTGGACAGAAATATTCATCCCGATGCCATCTTCCATTCTGACCAGGGCATGCACTATACGCACCCGAAAACCCGCCTCCTCATCGCCGAAGCTGGGTTTAAGCAGTCGATGTCTCGTAAAGGGAACTGCTGGGATAATGCGTCCATGGAGACGTTCTTTGGTCATATGAAGGACGAGCTTGACTACAAGGACTGTAAATCTCTTAAAGAGCTGCGGCTACGGGTTAATGAGTATGTGATCCACTACAATACAGAACGCTATCAGTGGACACTAAAAAAGATGACTCCTGATGAATTCGAGGCCACTGAAAAAGTCCACACCTTAGAAATAGAATACCTTTCCTCGATTTTGCGAGGAAGGGTATTCTGTTTTGCTGTATAA